From the Drosophila willistoni isolate 14030-0811.24 chromosome 2L unlocalized genomic scaffold, UCI_dwil_1.1 Seg168, whole genome shotgun sequence genome, the window tatccctctctctctctctctcgctcccGATCACTACCTTCTTCTTCTGTCTGTCAGAGCAGTCAGAGAAGCAGCCGCCGTTTTTCAAATGCTAAAATTGGCGATTAGTCAAAATGATGTCACCGTGttattttgattgttttttttttcttcgtttatgtatttttttttatattattcttttttttatattttgtttggttttggcATTCTATGCGAACTCATGTCTCAACCTCCTcccccatcatcatcatcatcatcatcatcatgaagATAATAACAAATCTGTGCATCAACTAAATTGATTTATATTCTATTGATATAATTAATAAACATTAGGAatgaaaacatttaattgtatTACTTTTTTATCAGCCATATGGCAAAATTGCAATCAAATGTTGTGCGGATGAGTCGATGGAGGTCAAGAGTCAGGGGAGGCGGAGGGCCAGAGATAAGGGCTTCAAAACAAAGTTAATGAAAGTTTTAGCATTTAGCTTCTATTCAGGGGCGTGGCAATGGCCCAAAATGCAAtcaacacaaaaacacaaacaaacaaaaaatgagcGACATTTCTCAGCTGGGAAAGGGGGGAGAGTAAAATTCTATCAGTTTTTTATGAATGaaattggaattttttttttatgattttgtttaaatgttttcaatttgaaaCTCAGGGAAAGGGATAAAAAGAAATTCGTAAATaaattgttataatttctttttgttgttgtttacctTTTGTAATTAgcaacgtttttttttttttagtgcgtcactgttttttttctctctgtcttcttctttttgttggtTCTGCGCGTTGCTCGTTGGCTTCGTTTGTGGAGTTGTTGGtggttcttcttcttctcttatTGCTGCTAACTgcgtattgttgttgttcttgttcacCTGCCGTTATAcacttgtttttattttcttttttgtttaaataaaagcaCTTTGTTAACTTATTTCTCtcttgcgttttttttttcttgccgTAGAGCAAAAAAGGGCCAAAAGGGGCCAGGAGTTTGAGGCCGAGTTTTAATCTCTGCTCTCCGATACAGTTACAAAAGATAtacactctttctctctctttctcttgctctctctacCCACTCgcgtttagtttttttttgtttagttaatCAAAATGCACTTTATaggaatttaattttcttacaTTAACTactatgtgagtgtgtgtgtgtgtgtatatatctTATCACTCTAGTTTTTGTTTACCAACTTTATTGCTAAAATTTATTCGACATTGCGCTACAACGCAGACGACACGACCGCTCGggtagaaaataaaaacaacactAACTCACATACACAACCAGTGCTGCCAATTTAGCTATTTTCCCACTAGATCTAGTGGGTTGCAACAAGGAAATGCGGGATAAATTGTGAAATAGCGGCTAGCGGAAATGATAGCTGTTTTTCAAGAAAAACTAGCTttactttatattttgaaacatttagTAACTTCGTGTATTTTATGAATTGTGTCCAAAAGGTTTACACCATTAGGGTGTAAACTGGTATAAACCATAAACTAACGCCTATTCcattaaaattgttaaatgaaaataatagatGTATTAGCAATAGGTatttaaaatacatacatatcacTAAAATGTACTCTGAATTTTAAGAGTTGTAATGGAAGGGTTGTTTAAAAAATGACTATGTTTGACGGCGCCACTGCAAGGGGGGTGATCGCAGCCATCTTTCTGCCGCTATTCAGTTGAAGAGAAAGCAAGAGCGTGTGTGTCAGAAAgggagagagtgtgtgtgatAAAGAGAATATGAAGTGCGGCAAATCTATTGGTAATGGTGAGAAAATACACTGAAAACAACAAGTGTTTGGTTTCCTGAAATTACATGTTAATCTTATTAAATGTATTAATGTTTCTCTAGTCCAATTTATTTAACatgtaataaaaaaattctaattgaaattgaaactttgatacattgaaattgaaacttTAGAAATGTGGCGCATTATTATATTCTTCATATAAAtgatgaaatatacatatatgtattttttttacctAATATTAAAAGCTATATTTTGGCTCAAAAGCTTGCATGTAAATGTGTATGTCTAATTTTTACCGAATTTTTTTCAGTGTTTTCTaatttctctttctttctcttctgGCATGAAGATACTTATGCGTTTCGCTCTCCTTTGCGGCAAAACGAATTCGCCGGTTTTTAGCTCTCGCTTCAGCTTCTCGCTCCGCCTCATTGTAAAAAAGCCATTTTTTCggtttaaaataaatttcaaataaatggcAAATTTCTATTAGAATCGAAGAATATGCGAAGCTATCTTTAAATGctcttttctttaaattaagaaaatttgcttaaaaactgttttttttttttaaatttattaatcaaTAGAAAATACTAGGAAATGCACTTGATCGCCCAATACTTTTCTTATCAGCTTCGAGCTTACCTgatataaaaagtttttcttagaagaagaaataataataatatcaaaAATGTCGTTGTCCACAATATTAGCCGCCGTAAAACAAAATGCGATACTCCTTCCTTTAACTGGTCTTTGTGTTGGCATCGTTGGATTCATTGGCTCGAAGTTGGAGAGTATGATGTTGGACAAAAATACACCTTGTAGTCGTAAGTGCATCTAATTGCGTGGTTCTTCCCTATTGGAGATCCTTTACTTTATAGACATATTCATTGATTAATCTTAGTGAAATGTTTCACTTAATTTATCGACAGCTTCCATTCAGGATATTCGGGCCCAGCGACAGGCACAAGGTGACATCTTGGAAAACACAGACAAAGTGGAACAATTAGGCATCCTGGATCGAAATTTACCGCCATCCCTTCAGGCCAAATTCAAGGTCAAATGATTTTTCGTGCTTAATTGTCTATGTTTCGAAAACGtctaaaaaaattcaaaattatgatgaaataaacaatttttgtagggaaatagataaaaattatatttgtatatatgaatACGCATATTGATAGATTATATAGATTAATTTGATCGAACTCAATCGAATTTCAAACTTTCGCGTTATTTTATGCGATTCGGCAAAGTCGATTTGGTATGGTTTGAAACTTGTATTCGCCTTGTTAGGGCTGCATTCATCGAAAGCGACTTCACTCGATTATGTTGATTTTCTTGTAACTTATGTCAACCAATTTTAACTTTGCTGTATTTTGTTATGTTATATACAACCTCCCTCAACTATTTTCCCGCTATAATAGATTGCAAATCAAATTTGTAATGTCAAATAATCTTCGCGCCAAGGAATAAAAAACATCGATATATCGCGAGAGTCCAAATccatcgatactatcgatAGTCCCCTTTGAAACATTGAATAACAGCTGTTTTGCTGTAAAAAGTTATCGGTTCTGTTCTCCTCGCAAATaggaaaacaaataataaaagaaaaataaaaaaaaataacaagtCAAAATGTGGCCCATCGTTTTAGCCATCTTAAGAAGAAACGCCGTTTACATAACCCTGCCCATAGCTGGAGTGATTGGGTTTATTGGCTATAACCTGGAAAGTCTGATTTCCGACAAATATACACCATATAGCCGTAAGTGCAGCTAATAAAAATCGTTCTGTCCTGTCAAAAAACCGGCATTAGATGTCCTCCTATCTTAAtcatataaaaaacatata encodes:
- the LOC6643296 gene encoding small integral membrane protein 12-A, producing the protein MWPIVLAILRRNAVYITLPIAGVIGFIGYNLESLISDKYTPYSPSIQDLRAQRQAQSLSESTNNVEKLSVLERNLSPSLQPKAKV